ATCATAGGCAGTAAAAATGTAGGGGCCAAAATACAGATCTATTTTTGGCACCATGTTTTGGAACCTTCTAATCAGTGCTCATCTTGGCTTTGCAGTATTATGACATCAGGAAACCATGCATCGGAAGCCTGTGCTATGATTTCAATAATTTGGAGAAATTTCTTAATCTCAAATCTGTCAGGGAGAGCCTAGGAGTTGGGGATATAGAGTTCGTTTCATGCAGCCCAACTGTCTATGAGGCCATGTTATTAGATTGGATGAGGAACCTTGAAGTTGGAATCCCAGAACTCCTTGAGAGCGACATCAAAGTGTTAATTTATGCTGGAGAGTATGACCTCATATGTAACTGGCTTGGTTAGTATCTTGCAACTTATTAATAATAAACACTGGTACCCTATGCTTGCTATTTCATACAACACTGGGTCTTACTCGACACAGATAATCGTTAATTCACCATAACCTTTTCCATCCAAGGCTTATTATTTGCTCCTTCATGATTAGGTTTTGTGTGAGTTCTTTACTAGGAAGTTGGTAGCATGAGTATGTTACACAAACTGGTGGTATTGTTATCTCAGATAAGGATAGTTTTCGATGGATAACAGCAGGAAGACAATACTGCTGATGCTGACCATCTATTCTTccccattactgtctttttataTATTGTATTCTTGCTTTGCCTGATGTGTACATAATCTTGTCCTGATTTGAGCAGGGAACTCAAGGTGGGTAAACTCTATGGAATGGTCTGGAAAGGAAGCTTTTGTCTCCTCATCTGAGAAGCCCTTCACAGTTGATGGGAAAGAAGCTGGCGTTCTAAAGAGCCATGGTCCTTTGAGTTTCTTGAAGGTTAGATCTGTACTATGCACAAAAATGCAGCTCCCTCTAGATGATAACAATCTTCAATTCTGAACTGAATGTAATTGGTAGACATATGCCTATATTCATAAATCTTAGTTTATAAAACCACTCAAATGGAAACacgtaaatcatagaaaattagaAATACAACAAACTGAATGTAGGTGACAGTTGGTTTGATGGTACTCCCGTATGCTTTGCTATCCTCACGGGATGTCACTGTCATATTACGTTAATGGTATCCACTCTCTTTGGAAACTTACTAGAGGCGCTTTGTGCAACAGGTCCACGATGCTGGTCACATGGTACCGATGGATCAACCGAAAGCTGCTCTGGAGATGCTGAAGAGGTGGACTTCTGGAAACCTTTCGGAGCCATCTTCAAGCTCCCAGAGGCTTGATTTTACAGTGTAACAAACACACGCCTCTCATGCCATTTCGAGGAACGTTGTCCTGCACTCGTCTCCTTGGACTACCGTATGTAGTTTACCATGTACCTCTGGATGTTCGTAGGCTCTGAAAACATCCTGATCTTGGGCTCTGAAAACCTCATCTTGCGACCATATATGTTATTTACCTTGTATGGGCGCTCCGCTTGCTGATGAGACACGGTGTTACGAGTTACGACTCGATGAACATGTAATAAAGCTTCAGAGAATTTGATAGGCCAGTATATTTGAAGAATTGCCCTGTACCTTTTGTGATAACTTGCGTCGATATTAAGATTTTTACAACGTGATGTTTTTTTTTGCCGATTTATAATAGAACTATAGAAGGATTTCGAAGTAACTTCATATGACGCCCTGTGAAATTCATATAGAATTAGCACGAATTTACCTGGTAGAAACTCATAAATATAACACTCAAGTTGAAGCTTGCCATGGCCCGATGGGGTATGAGAATTTAAAAGATTCCAAAATAAATAGAATCACACGACACGATATAATCACTCGATGGTTACTGAATGTATTATTTGCTGACAGCTAGCATTTTTATGATCTTTTGTTGAAGCAACAGGCAGACAAGCTCTGCTCCCATTGATCAATCTTCGTGCAACTAAGCAGCGGTCAAACTAAAAACGCTGAATGAAACTAAAATACGGAACGTCACAACATAAAGGAAAACCCATCAGCAGCAGCTTGCAGCCATTATCTAAAGACAATTGTATGAACTATATAAGTCATGGTACACTACTAAGTGCTTAAAGCAATAGCACAGAAATGTCGATATAACTATGGTTTTTCTCATAACAAGTTCCTATACTGATGCCTTTTGCTCAGATGTAGAGTGTTGGAATAGAATCCTAAACAACCAGGAAGAACTTTCTGCCATCTCTCAGCATGTTGCTTAATCTTCTTTCTTCTGCTTCTTTGGAGCGGGCTTCTGGTACAGTAGTATCTGACCCAAGAGTGTACCATTCATGATGATGCCGATTGCGGAGCCCATGATCACTTTCCAGGAGTTAAGGGTCACCAAGATATGATGACAGGAAAAGTTATATATAATTAAGCTTGTAGGAAAATTTGATACTAGCGGAAGTGAATCAtttatcctttttttttttgcaaaacccATTGTCACCATGTTCTTTTGGAAGAGGATTGACTATTGAGATAAGCAGCTACCAAATCAAACTTAACCATGAGGATATTGGCCTAATATGGGTTGGGCAAATAGAGTTACTCTATCAACTTCCCTTCTATTAACTACCACTAACGAGCAGTTGGGTGCATCTAAAACTAGAATAGAAAATGATAACTGCAATCATAATCAAGGATACCACTTAAGGGAGTCTTCTCCTGGATGCTGGTAAAAACTCTTACTGCAGGAGAAATTGTATCAAAGATTAACGAGCTTTCAGCACTGATTGAAAAGTTTATTGATTAAGGAAAGATGTGTGTGACCAATTAATAATGTCATTAACTTAAGTCATGCTAAATATTTTCCGAATATGAACTCCACAAAGTGTCAAATACCTATACTGTTTAATTATAAATATAGTGTTGTAAAATAGTAATATCAGCAAAGAAGATGAGCCAGAAGGTAAAATATAATGGTTTACAACTAATTTTGGCATGTACTTAATCTTACCAATAGAACCAGCAAAATTCATGAAACAGGTAAGGAAGCTGAGCTCGCCGGTGCCTTTATTCTGCAAAGTACATTGCATGGCCATGTTATATTTGAAATAATCACTTCATATTAACCAAGGTTAGATTATAGTGCTAAAGATAAAAGCTTATGAGAAAGTGCCTAAGAACATCCAATTCAAGTAGCCCAATCCAAAATACTGCAACAAGACAGTAAAagcccaagcaactaaagcagaTTGCTGTCCAAGATATTGGTTGATCACTCTTTGCAAGCTTCCATTTATAAAATTTTCACAACATGCTGATTGATAGTAGTGCAGTTCATTAATGCAGTTGGGTTATCAAACATCTATGTTCCAGACTGCAGTCAAATGTCCGGAGCTAATATATATTGGATGGTACAGATTTAAACATTGGTTAGCCTCACACCTAATACAGCCAACTTGCTATAAAAGGAATATAATATTGTATATGGTTAGAGGGTCTTTGGTCAGGTCTTTCATCTCAGTCATAGGTGATTAGTCTCAGTCAGTAAGTGgatgtgtgtgtttgtgtgtgtatTTGGGTCTCTGTATGACTCCTTCCTCTactattaatacaatgatacacagttctcctgcgtattcgagaaaaaatatTGTATAGCTTCATGTAGTAAGGTGTGACAGAAATGTGACATTGTACCGTAAAATTCTTCCATATCTGTGGAACTCTAGCAAAAAAGAAGATAGCATGCTGTGAAGCCTGCACAAAATATTAGACAATAAGTCAAGAGGACGAGCAtatacaccatcatgtgtaagtTAATACAACCAAAAATCACTCACTAGTCACTACTTACATAAAGGATTTCAAAAAGAGCAGGATCAATTTTTCCAGCCAAAACCGTTGGAGCCATTCCACAATATCTAAATGACCACTATATAGGGAAAGCAGGTCAAACATTGTAATCAGACAAAATATTAATAAAGTTTGATGGTTTTCATTGAACTGCTCCATGGGACTTGGCACATCTTTATTGGCAGCACAAAAGCGAAGTTAGAATAAACAGCAAGAAATGAAGGATACAATAAAGCTTTCATCCATGTTTTGGTTCCCATTGGTGGTGAGTAATAGTAAATGATCGCAACCAAGATAATTGCTGCATATATCGGATAAAAGCATCAGTTAAGAGGATCAATAAAGAGAGCTACAGAAGCTTTCGAAACATACGCTGCCTACTCAAGACATGAAGTCAAATACAAACCTTGGATTAACAGAAAAGCTAGCTCCCCATAAGCTGAAAAGGGAAGTCCTTTATGAATACAATATGCCAAAGCAATTGTGTAGCCGACGACCTCAAGTTCAAAGGATGCTACACTAAGTCCTCTAACACTTCCATGCTTCAAAATTTTCAGTATCTGCAGCAGGGCATATTTGTGACTATGGTGGGAAGTCAAAAGGAGAAGGTAACCAATTCTAAAGTACAAGAAAGATTTTGGAAACATAATCAAAATCTTGGGACTGAATCATATCTTCTCTTATTATGCGTATCAACAACAATTCTTTTAGCCATGTATAATCATGGATTAATTTCTACATTATTCTTAATAGTTAACAACATCTTTCTCTAAGCAAGACAAGAGTTTGAAGGTTTTACAATCTCTAATCCAAGTACCAGGACAAGCAGGTAAAAAATTGTTTGCTTCAACATTCATTTCACAACATTTGCAACCCATTAATTTTGTGCTACTAAAAGTCAATAAGCATATACTGCAAGCTCTTCAACTCAACCTTCTGAGGTAGTTGCAAACTAGCCCCAATATATTTGTCCTCGATTACCACTCGTGGCACAATAGATCGGATGATCCTTGTCATTTCAAGGGTTCATGTAACATAACAAAATCATGCAAACCGACAACCCTATAACAAAGGAAAAGTCACATGCGCCCTCTTCTTTTATTTCCTTTGCAAATTTTCCTATACCAAACACAAGTAGGCTGTAAGCCTACCTAATAACACAAGGTCGTAACATAAAAAATTGCAAGCATATCTAGATAAAAGGTTAAGAAGCAAACTCCTCCACAACTGTGAAACTGACACTTAATTCTTAATTTTTCACGCTAGATTCAAGCACCTGAGGGAGCTTGCCAGCAGTGGAAGCAGCAATAATGGAATACCCGAGGATCTTAGAGATGAAAGGCAGCAGGTTGTTTGCGTCCAGTGGACACGATAGGAAGCATCCAATGGTCATGCGCATGATTCCCATCCCTGAAGCCCGCCTCTTCTCTTCGCTCATCTCTATGGCCTTCAAATTTTGGTTGTCACACAGTGACTGGATTCTTATTGCTTGTATTTGTGAACTACAAACCATCAAGGATGAGGGGTCCCTTGATAGTTTGAAGAAGGCTGATACGGGGCTTGTAGAGGATGTTATTTGGTGGACTGACTGGGATTGCAATGCACTAGCGGTGATCCCATAGCAGAGCACGGGGAGTGCTGAGATCATATTCACTGATCAatgcccagccagccagccagccttgAGGTCAGGACCGAGAAGCTAGAATTTTCTGAGCAGGGGAAAGCTCTTGAGAGAGGAAGTAACTCCAAGAGTTCGTTCTCTACACTCAAGCAGCAGCAAGGATCACACCAATCCACCTGCATCCCACAAACAAACAAAGAATTCCAGCGACTTTCCCCCCTTAATTTCTACGCTCTTCTACCGCGCCGCGCCAAGCTCACAGCCGAAGCCTCCAAAAATGGACCCTTTACGCAAAATTCCGTACGCCAAGCTCAGGCAAAGAACATGAGATTGAGATCCGTCCTCACACCCAGCGCCGGAACCCAACCCACCGGACGAGCTCGCCACAGATCGAGACGCACACAGGCACGCATAATTAGACGCGTGGAAGAACCTTAACTAGTACCAAGAGAAAGGCGAGGGAACCTGGGGTAGCTTCACGGTGGTGGATGCGGCGACGATGGCGTAGCCGAGCAGCTTGGAGATGAGCGGGAGCAGGCAGTCCTTGTCGGGGATCTTGGCGTCGGCCAGCGCCGCGAGGACGCACCCGAAGTTCATGCCtaggatctccagctccatcgctGCCACCATGGCCGTCTCTCACCTCCCTCGTGGCCGCGCAGGTTCGCAGTCGCAGCTTTGCGTCGGCGATGGAGACGAGACGACGAACAGCGAAGAATCCCACAGCCCACAAGCCACGCGCCCACCAGCGAGTCTCTTTACTGAGATGGGCCTTTGGGCCGTTCCGTGACGGGCTGGAAGTCGAGCTGAAGCTCGAGCCAGCTCGTTTGGTTGACGAGCTATCCACGCGCAGGGTTTTGAAATGGAGTATTTGTTTCCTGTAACGGTAATGCTACGTCCGTGGCTCCGCGTCGGACGGCCTCGCTGGTAGACCCGACGTGCAGAAGGCTATCTATCTTATCCGCTGCCTCTCTGCTCCCCTCCGGTCGCTGTTCATTAAAAAAAAACTCACGGCCGCGTTTCGTGGCCGCTCCGGCCTTCCTCTCCACCACCGTCGTGCCTACACCGTCGCGGCGTGCTCCTCTCAGACTGCACAGCCGTTGTCGCCTCGCCGCGCGAGGACACACCCACCGACTGCAGTTGTCGACTCCACCACAAGCACCGCTCCGCGCGGGCACCGTGTGCGCCCTATCGCCGGGGCAGCGCCGCCGCTCACCGGGGGCCGCTCAACCGCTCGTCTGCTGTCATCCTCCTCCACCGCGATCGCACAGGCGGATCCCGCTGTGTAGTGCTCCGCCTGCCCGGCtttgctgaaagcgcatgttgcaaatgtatgtttcaagtatttcaaaggtatgttgcaaatgtttcagatgaatgttgcaaaagttgatcgggatattgcatatattgcaatggttgtacacgtatgttgcaaaggtctgttacccatgtttcatctgtgtttttggACATATGTCGCAAGTTtatttatatggatgttgcatatgtttgcaaaagttttcaagtgttttcagttgttttttcaagtgttttagaatcATGTTGCAACTatgtgtttcaaatatttcagttgtttcagacatatattgcaagtgttttatccaaatgttgcatatgttgcagtgactACACATatatattccaaatgtttcatgtGGTTTAGACGTATATTACAGCAAGtccttcatgttgcaagtgtttcgtgagGTGCAAGCGGTCCCCCGGGCGTAGGCGGTCCCCACGGGGCAGGTGAGTGCCAAGGGGCGCAGCAGAGCGAGCAGACGCAGGCGCGCAGCATGGCGAGGGTGAGCAGCAGGGCGCGAATGAGCAGTAGGGCGCGGGCAAGCAACAGCAGGGCAAGCATGGCGCGGTGAGCAGCAGGGCGGGCATGCATGCTCCGATGCACGTCCGTGTGTGGGGCCAACTAGTGGACGTGTGCGGGAGACCGCCACCAATCATGGGACCCATCGGAGAGGCTGGGGCGCTAGAACGTTGCCGCTTTCTGCCAATCCGTTTTGACCGCTGGTGGGTCCAGCTGACAGCCTTGGAAGGTGCGCTTCGCTGGGTGTTCGGCCACACGTCCGCTAGTGTGAAGGGCATGATTTATGATTTGTTGGCTAACTGCACACGGGCATTAATCGGTGCACTAAATGATATGCCAAACTAATGTCCTGAATCTGTAAGTGACATGACACCAAAGCACGGTAAAAACGTGCATGCATCCATCTTAAACATACGGAGTACATGTGTACGTTTTGAACCATGTTTAAGATGGCAATAGATGTGATAGACATAATCACTGTGTAAAGGGACGTGTGAATGACTCCCACTTTTATTGATCCAAAAATAATATGCAATTCTAGAATAGTACTCAGTCAAATtaataactaaatttatataaaagatATTAATATTTATCATATTGAATAAGTATCTTTAGATTgtcatcatgaaatatattttcgtaaATATATCTATTTGGACTATGAAATATTAACTTAGGGTCCGGATTTCTAAAAGGGCTCTAGTTTCTCAAGAAGCCATACCAAATAGGGTATCAAAAATGGCTTCGCCCTAAATCCATCAAAGAATCACAACCAAAACTTTTAGCTTCTACTTGTTCCTTTTCTCACAAATACACTCCAGAGCTGGATtgccaaactttttttttttataaagtgCTTCAACTTCACTAGAGAAATTGTTCCCTAGAGGAATAAGAGTTGAAGTCATTGCAGGAGGAGCCAAAGCCCTACGAAACTGGCCATCAGTCAAACTTAAATAAATTTGACTCTCGCCAAACCTAAAATTACATCTTTTTTTGGAACAGAGGTAGTATAGATCTAGCATGAGTCACTGCACATTAGACATGAAAAATCATATTACATGGTATAGTATAGACATGGCAGTCACTGAATGGACACAAATTCATGAGATGTACGTGAGCATATGTTGCGGTTCTAATCAAATGTGGCAAAAAAATGCATAGCTAGATTGTATGTTTTTTCTTCATCGTCACAAGTCTTCTCTCTTTGTTAGTTTGTTTTTGTGAGTAAGCTAGAGTGTAGTTAATAAACTTGATGAAAACAAGATTGAAACTAGCCTACCTCTCAATGGTGTACTACAATTTATTTTCAACATGATGGGTTAATATTGTCTAATGCTCGAAGAGTAAAATACACGAGCGATTCCTGAACTTATCCTTCGGTATCATTCATGTCCTCTAACTCCaaaaatgtattttcatgtttcctAATTTGTCCTGGGATGACATCCAAAGTATTAAACTCTCATGATACCATTTTCAGATACCTACACTTGTGGCGGGGGTGTAATATAGATCTCTAAACTTACATCAATGTCCAAACGAGCCTGGACagcttgaaggaacaagacattGGTGGAAAGTGCTTGGCTATGAGATCTACTTGGTGATGGATAGTAAACAATGGCGGATCCAGCATAGAATGCGAGGGGCTTGCTTCTTCCTCCCCTTCCTTAtcatcccttcttcctccttccattCTATCTTCCTCGTCCCTGttgttcttccttctttttcCACAAAAAATGGAAGAGGGGCTCAAGGGGGATCCATTGTGCGGAAGATGGTAGGGCTCGAGCCCCGCCCACCCTATAGCTGGATCCGCCCCTAANNNNNNNNNNNNNNNNNNNNNNNNNNNNNNNNNNNNNNNNNNNNNNNNNNNNNNNNNNNNNNNNNNNNNNNNNNNNNNNNNNNNNNNNNNNNNNNNNNNNATCCTAATACACGCTGGGGTCTTTGCCTTTGAAAAACAGTTTAGAACAGTGATTCTCATTGAGTTTGCACAAATCTATATTAGGGTCAGCTTACCTCGATAACAAAGGGTAGCATCGCCCCTGGAGCCACCCCAACCCCTCTCCATTGCCTTAGTTTATCTCGATAACTTTGAAGACAATGAACTATACATGTGTTTTATGACCGATTGATCATTATGTAAACTAATGGATATTACTGAACTGAACAATACATTTATTAATGAATCTGGTTCCAATTTTAGGTGAGGAATTTGATAAAATGCAAAAATACTCATCAAATTCATGTGTTACAAAAATTCCCAAGTGCCGAATTTCATGTGTTAATAGTTAAGTTTTATAGGCCATAGGTTCTAATCATATGAATAAAAGAACATATAAAGAATACTTCATTCTATTAAATCAGGTATGTAGGTTCCTCCTTCCACCGCCAGCAACTCTACGATTTCACCCTGGATATATGTCGTTCGAGTCCATTGTGGAACAATCGCAGTTCCCACATCCTTCCATAGTAGGGAATCTTATATATCCTCCCTCAATTTATATTTTTAGGCATTGTTACATAATTCTTCTTATAATCCTTTTGAAATGTACGGTAGagaactgagccaattaattagATGGCTCCAAGATTCACTATGGTTCCTTGGAGTTTAGTCCATCAATGATGTgacaaatatattccataatgGACACTTACGAGAAGATGCCATATCAATTTCGAAATAGGTGGTGTACAGATTTTTGTTATGGGGAGCAACATGCCACACATTGGTAAACTGAGAGAAATGCTACAACATCTTGTTTAAAGGCGCTTAAGGATAATGGATACTCTGTGCCTGACTTCTCAATATTTTGATTGCGTGCTTTACATTTGAGCAATCACGCCTGACTTCTCAATATTTTGATTGGTGCTTTACATCTGGGCAATCCAGATGTGGCAGCACAGTGAAAGGATTGCTCGGCTTAGCCTAGCTGATGTGTGGTACATATACAGTCAAAGGGGTGCTTAGAGTGTGTTGCTGTTGTTCTTATtatcatgatgatgatgacgacgacgacgatgacgatgatgtttACATTGATGGTTCTTAATTATATTCTATTTGTTTACACCACTTATATATTCCCGATAGTGATTTCACCTATGCTACTTGTAGCTCTTGCAGTCAATATTCTACAACAAGCCATGGCGCAACTCGGGTGCCGTTGGTACTATATGTGTAGGTGCAACGTTCACTACACATAGATGACTAGCAGAGTCATTTGTATTTTGCTTTGGAACCTAACCCATTATAATACCAATATGTTCCATCTATGTTAGTCCATGTGCTATATGTCGTGTGAATCATGAGAGAGTGTACTATCATGGGAATGGTCCATATGCCCCTAAGATGATGTGAGGTGCTTGTTTGGACATTTTTCGCATATAAGAAGTGATTGCTTTTTTTACCTATTCAAAATTGATGGAAAAAATCTTTGAAAAATGAGGAAAATATTGGCTACAAAATTTCATTGAGTAAGAATGTTTCATCGAAATTTATTTGTTTACTAACAAGAGATGACATTGTTTTGTATTACTTTGCAGTCAGATGTCTTTGTCTAACTATGGAAAGACTTAATGAAGAATAACATAACATTGTATAACTACAGATGGACATTTTTCATCTTCTAAAATTAACGTTACTGATCTTCTGATTTGAACATTTCAATTTCTGCAGGAAACCGTGCCGAATTTTCTCTGAATTTTGCAGCGTTTAATGCGACTCACTTctgatattttttttttcatgcGAAGCAGCTCTAGTCTGCCCTTAGCCCAAATTTCCATGCCTCACAGAATGATTTTGGCAAGGGACCTAATTGCTTGTTGCCATCTGCATATTCATCCAGTACGGCACCACATCCACGTATCTCTGAATTATCATGGAAGTCTAGCCCTTTTCTTCCGAGCAGTAACTTGCACATGCCAACACATGATCTTAGtatactcccttcgtcccaaaaTCAATGTCATTATTATGAGA
Above is a genomic segment from Miscanthus floridulus cultivar M001 chromosome 3, ASM1932011v1, whole genome shotgun sequence containing:
- the LOC136542298 gene encoding mannose-P-dolichol utilization defect 1 protein homolog 2-like, which gives rise to MVAAMELEILGMNFGCVLAALADAKIPDKDCLLPLISKLLGYAIVAASTTVKLPQILKILKHGSVRGLSVASFELEVVGYTIALAYCIHKGLPFSAYGELAFLLIQAIILVAIIYYYSPPMGTKTWMKALLYCGMAPTVLAGKIDPALFEILYASQHAIFFFARVPQIWKNFTNKGTGELSFLTCFMNFAGSIVRVFTSIQEKTPLSVIMGSAIGIIMNGTLLGQILLYQKPAPKKQKKED